In Plasmodium falciparum 3D7 genome assembly, chromosome: 13, the following are encoded in one genomic region:
- a CDS encoding phosphoinositide-binding protein PH2 gives MFNVSSLIYFGNNTSIKKSIAGDVYIYTSKKKKKNQYSEPSLIHDINQNKEINNYHDNNNHDDNIGEYNCNENNKWERYYCFIKANIFYIYKLRGDYKPHVIFLLEGNEIKNVNYYIAIKNKIIQELDEFQIGENEDLIQIKIIQENKEDTYIFYIRDIGTYKKWMNILKRSNFLYIYNSINTINEENEEIKKQLENTKRLNDIEIKNKDIHIKELKCQINSLKDAVEDIRTKNKRLQIAAEVNVKSADEYLQKKMNEMEFMQNEIGIKMEENKNLREKIQKTTEECYKKSKVLNELEIEKNSLEKKMKDIMLTLEEACSDPERLTLINYNTNERYQKIVLNNKNLKKEINKMNERFYELEDRYKEKIKTIKEIVEIGDIFDYLHKLILLCQTKIKYYEQAYKYNEEEEKEIINSIQYMIKETKISEAHARICYITHRSKILEERLTYYTTHKIPSDYFYFACTTLRRLGWIFGEIEILSSLNHNQNNVYSIYSYVDNMNVIPMREQIFFNEGLEGRNNYKIVNDVDIYTIPRKMCPYQQMQLCENKYNYIKIKLNDLKKDFNIFKKKTKPQNASIISDLQWADMKKNAYQRLERNILLIEKKVEDEDDLQVHEMY, from the exons atgtTCAATGTAAGTTCATTAATATACTTTGGGAATAATACTTCTATAAAGAAAAGTATAGCAGGggatgtttatatatatacgtctaaaaaaaaaaaaaaaaaccaataTTCTGAACCTTCTTTAATACACGACATCaatcaaaataaagaaataaataattatcatgataataataatcatgatgataatataggcgaatataattgtaatgaaaataataaatgggaaagatattattgttttattaaggctaatattttttatatatacaaattaagAGGAGACTACAAACCGCATGTTATTTTCTTGTTAGAaggaaatgaaataaaaaatgttaattattatatagctataaaaaataaa ATAATTCAAGAATTAGACGAATTTCAAATAGGAGAAAACGAAGatttaatacaaataaaaatcattcaagaaaataaagaagatacttatattttttatataagagATATAGGtacttataaaaaatggatGAACATATTAAAGAGGTCCAAttttttgtacatatataatagtataaatacaataaatgaagaaaatgaagaaatcaAAAAACAATTAGAAAATACAAAAAGGTTAAATGATATagagataaaaaataaggataTACACATTAAAGAGCTCAAATGTCAAATAAACTCACTAAAG GATGCCGTTGAAGatataagaacaaaaaataaaagactACAAATCGCAGCAGAAGTAAATGTAAAAAGTGCTGATGAATaccttcaaaaaaaaatgaatgaaaTGGAATTCATGCAAAATGAAATAGGCATAAAAATGGAAg AAAACAAAAACCTCAgggaaaaaatacaaaagacTACAGAAGAGTGCTACAAGAAAAGCAAAGTATTGAATGAATTGgaaattgaaaaaaacaGTCTtgaaaaaaagatgaaagaTATAATGTTAACCTTAGAAGAAGCATGTAGCGATCCAGAAAGACTTAcgttaataaattataatacaaatgaaagaTATCAAAAGATCGttttaaataacaaaaacttgaaaaaagaaataaacaaaatgaacGAACGCTTCTATGAATTGGAAGATAGATATaaagagaaaataaaaacaataaaagaGATTGTAGAAATAGGTGACATTTTTgattatttacataaattaatattattatgtcaAACTAAAATAAAGTATTATGAACAagcttataaatataatgaagaagaagaaaaagaaataataaattcaaTTCAATACATGATTAAAGAAACGAAAATATCTGAAGCACATGCAagaatatgttatattacaCATAGATCTAAAATATTAGAAGAACGTTTAACTTATTATACTACACATAAAATTCCATcagattatttttattttgcatGTACAACATTAAGAAGACTTGGATGGATATTTGGAGAAATAGAAATATTGTCATCATTAAAccataatcaaaataatgtatattctatatattcttatgtaGATAATATGAATGTAATACCTATGCGTGagcaaatattttttaatgaagGTTTAGAAGgaagaaataattataaaattgttaatgatgttgatatatatactataccAAGAAAAATGTGCCCCTATCAACAAATGCAATTAtgtgaaaataaatataactatattaaaattaaattaaatgaccttaaaaaagattttaatatatttaagaaaaaaacaaaaccaCAAAATGCATCTATCATATCTGATTTACAGTGGGCagatatgaagaaaaatgcTTATCAAAGACTTGAGAGAAATATATTACTTATTGAGAAAAAGGTTGAAGATGAGGATGATTTACAAGTACATGAGATGTATTAA
- a CDS encoding calcium-dependent protein kinase 5 gives MKETEVEDMDTNRKDGKIKKKEKIVNMKNEEVKSTTKSTLADSDEDYSIITLCTKCLSKKLEDNKNRIILDSKAFKDNRLKGRCSVSSNEDPLDNKLNLSPYFDRSQIIQEIILMNNDELSDVYEIDRYKLGKGSYGNVVKAVSKRTGQQRAIKIIEKKKIHNIERLKREILIMKQMDHPNIIKLYEVYEDNEKLYLVLELCDGGELFDKIVKYGSFSEYEAYKIMKQIFSALYYCHSKNIMHRDLKPENILYVDNTEDSPIQIIDWGFASKCMNNHNLKSVVGTPYYIAPEILRGKYDKRCDIWSSGVIMYILLCGYPPFNGKNNDEILKKVEKGEFVFDSNYWARVSDDAKDLICQCLNYNYKERIDVEQVLKHRWFKKFKSNNLIINKTLNKTLIEKFKEFHKLCKIKKLAVTCIAYQLNEKDIGKLKKTFEAFDHNGDGVLTISEIFQCLKVNDNEFDRELYFLLKQLDTDGNGLIDYTEFLAACLDHSIFQQDVICRNAFNVFDLDGDGVITKDELFKILSFSAVQVSFSKEIIENLIKEVDSNNDGFIDYDEFYKMMTGVKE, from the coding sequence atgaaagagaCGGAGGTCGAAGATATGGATACGAATAGAAAAGAtggtaaaattaaaaagaaagaaaaaatagtaaatatgaaaaatgaagaagTGAAAAGTACGACAAAGAGTACGTTAGCCGATAGTGATGAAGACTATTCGATTATAACTTTATGTACGAAATGTTTATCTAAAAAACTTGAAGATAATAAGAATCGAATAATTCTTGATAGTAAAGCTTTTAAAGATAATAGATTAAAAGGTAGATGTAGTGTTAGTTCCAATGAAGATCCTTTAGATaacaaattaaatttatCACCATATTTTGATAGATCCCAAATAATTCAAGAAATAATTTTGATGAATAATGATGAATTAAGTGATGTATATGAAATAGATAGATACAAGTTAGGCAAAGGATCTTATGGAAATGTTGTTAAAGCCGTAAGTAAAAGAACTGGTCAACAGAGAgctataaaaattatagagaaaaagaaaattcataatattgaaagattaaaaagagaaatattaataatgaaacAGATGGATCATcctaatattataaaattatatgaagtTTATGAAGacaatgaaaaattatatttagtaTTAGAATTATGTGACGGTGGAGaattatttgataaaatTGTAAAATATGGTAGCTTCTCTGAATATGAagcatataaaattatgaaacaaatattttcagctttatattattgtcatagtaaaaatattatgcaTAGAGATTTAAAAccagaaaatattttatatgtagatAATACAGAAGATTCTCCTATACAAATAATTGATTGGGGATTCGCTAGTAAATGTATGAATAATCATAATTTGAAATCAGTTGTTGGGACACCTTATTATATAGCACCCGAAATATTAAGAGGTAAATATGACAAAAGATGTGATATATGGAGTAGTGGtgtaattatgtatattttattatgtggATATCCACCATTtaatggaaaaaataatgatgaaatcTTAAAAAAAGTGGAAAAAGGAGAATTTGTTTTCGATTCCAATTATTGGGCAAGAGTTAGTGATGATGCTAAAGATTTAATTTGTCAatgtttaaattataattataaagaaagaaTAGATGTTGAGCAAGTTCTAAAACATAGATGGttcaaaaaatttaaatcaaataatcttattataaataaaacattaaatAAAACTTTAATCGAAAAATTTAAAGAATTCCataaattatgtaaaattaaaaagctAGCTGTAACATGTATAGCATAccaattaaatgaaaaagatatagggaaattaaaaaaaacatttgaAGCTTTTGATCATAATGGAGATGGAGTATTAACCATATCAGAAATTTTTCAATGTTTAAAAGTTAATGACAATGAATTTGATAGAGaattatactttttattaaaacaacTTGATACAGATGGAAATGGATTAATTGATTATACTGAATTCTTAGCAGCTTGTTTAGATCATAGTATATTTCAACAAGATGTTATCTGTAGAAATGCTTTCAATGTTTTTGATTTAGATGGTGATGGTGTTATAACAAAGgatgaattatttaaaattctATCCTTTAGTGCTGTACAAGTATCCTTTAGTAAAGAAATTATTGAAAATCTTATTAAAGAAGTCGATTCTAATAATGATGGATTTATAGATTATGATGAATTTTATAAGATGATGACGGGAGTTAAAGAATGA